Proteins from one Pagrus major chromosome 1, Pma_NU_1.0 genomic window:
- the baiap2l2b gene encoding BAR/IMD domain-containing adapter protein 2-like 2, which yields MSGATSDQLHRSTLSVYVNLMEHFNPGLQKLVALGNSYVKAFQALAVCSEAYFSAVAKMGDQAIHTLSSRSLGDVLIQISETQRRLTAEMEGVFRWFQIEVLQAMEKNVKLDEEYIDGSRRVYELEVRNQAESLEKQLRRGAYRDSLENSEYMLYLRQSQQEILKEEERRYRFLAEKHCGLTQSLLFLINKTGASLQQKADGWKEKVNDTRGSRPRTPTHVDQEAQLRGSVSSLLQTVARDEDMSWARREQQALGRVPSRAPSPIPSRSRSSSVGESLGLGGGRAMRALVSHPSSSNPKLLPFNRGETVTVLVQEPRNGWLYGRTDSSLRQGWFPAAYVAPIEDFSNTLATSGGSLRSHSMNNLLDPTDTDPSENKSYGDVPPPATPNRRASVDFRPVSPLPEKKLEPVVESKPGQTKSYNEHQPPPPPPPPPPPSNQNLRRGSVDFRPISPLPDRKGESASDVQALSPHGPPENPLFPRGTNPFATVKLRPTTTNDRSSPRIL from the exons ATGTCCGGAGCCACCAGTGACCAGCTGCACAGATCAACTTTATCTGTCTATGTG aACCTGATGGAGCACTTCAATCCTGGCCTGCAGAAGCTCGTCGCTTTAGGAAACAGCTATGTCAAAGCTTTCCAAG CCTTAGCTGTTTGCAGTGAGGCCTACTTCAGCGCTGTGGCTAAGATGGGTGACCAGGCCATTCACACGCTCTCATCCCGCTCTCttg GGGATGTCCTGATCCAGAtatcagaaacacagaggagactCACTGCAGAGATGGAAGGAGTG TTTCGATGGTTCCAGATAGAGGTGTTGCAAGCCATGGAGAAGAATGTCAAGTTGGATGAGGAGTACATTGAT GGGAGTCGCAGAGTGTACGAGCTGGAGGTGAGAAACCAGGCAGAATCTTTGGAGAAACAGCTCAGACGAGGAGCCTACAGAGACTCTCTG gagAACAGTGAGTACATGTTGTACCTGAGGCAAAGTCAGCAGGAGAttctgaaggaggaggagaggaggtatCGCTTCTTAGCAGAGAAGCACTGTGGCCTCACTCAGTCACTGCTCTTCCTTATAAACAAG ACGGGTGCATCTCTTCAGCAAAAGGCAGATGGATGGAAGGAGAAAGTGAACGACACCAGAGGGTCCAGACCTCGTACTCCCACTCATGTGGACCAAGAGGCGCAG CTGCGAGGTTCAGTGAGCTCCCTGCTGCAGACTGTAGCCAGAGATGAAGATATGTCCTGGGCCAGGAGGGAGCAGCAGGCGCTGGGCAGAGTGCCCTCTAGAG CACCGTCTCCCATCCCCAGCCGTTCTCGCTCCAGCTCCGTGGGGGAATCTCTGGGTCTGGGTGGAGGGAGAGCCATGAGAGCCCTGGTGTCTCACCCCTCCTCATCCAACCCAAAGCTTCTGCCTTTCAACAGGGGAGAGACTGTCACCGTACTGGTCCAGGAGCCACGCAACGGCTGGCTGTATGGACGCACTGACAGCAGCCTGCG tcaGGGCTGGTTCCCTGCTGCGTATGTGGCCCCAATCGAGGATTTCTCCAACACTTTAGCAACAAG TGGTGGTTCCCTAAGAAGCCACAGTATGAACAATCTGCTGGACCCCACTGACACCGACCCATCAGAGAACAAGAGCTATGGAGATGTCCCACCACCAGCCACACCCAACCGCAGAGCCTCTGTAGACTTCCGACCggtctctcctctccctgagaAGAAGCTGGAGCCGGTCGTGGAGTCAAAGCCCGGTCAGACAAAGAGCTACAATGAACAccagcctccacctcctcccccaccgcctcctcctccctcaaaTCAGAATCTTAGAAGGGGCTCTGTAGATTTTCGACCAATCTCTCCCCTCCCTGACAGGAAGGGTGAATCAGCATCTGATGTCCAG GCATTATCACCCCATGGGCCACCTGAAAATCCACTGTTTCCCAG AGGCACAAACCCATTCGCCACCGTAAAGCTTCGCCCCACGACAACCAATGACAGATCCTCTCCTCGGATCCTCTGA